CCTTAAGCTCCGCGTACTTTGCCAAACGCTTTCTCAAAGGCTTTAAATAGTTGAAAGTACTTCAACATGAGAACGACCCCAGGGCACCACGTGCACCAGGTGGGCCTCGCTCAGTATCTGTACTTGGTGGAGTAGTCCTTCGGAGACACGACCAGCCCACGGCCCTTGCGGGCCCCCCGGTACACTGTCTCGATGATGTCGATCATCTCCTGCTTGTCCTCCATGGCCCAGTTGATCTTGTTGTTGTTGCCGGTCCCCAGGTCGATCATGATGTGCTTGTTCCTGTAAGAGGGAAGGGGTCAGTGCTCACAAGAATCCCTCTGAAAAAGAACCGCATGGAAACATGCCTTACATCCCCACCTCCATTACAGGCTCTTATCAAACATCAGCACGATCAAGAGGATCCACCACGGTTTAGAAGAAGACTAGAAACCATCTAAATACTGTTAAAAAGACACACATATTCCTTCTGTGTGCTCTGTAATTCCTTAGGACAAATCACCTATAGGGCAATCAAGGGTCGAAGGACACAGCCTCAGTCACCTGGTAAGCCAAACAGTTTTCCAGGGGGTTGTAGTAACTTACTTGAAAAAGCAATGTGTGAGTTTCTCATAGTGTTCTTGTGAGCACTTAGTGTAAATGTAACTGAAAGTCCTATTGACTGTGAAGTGAATGATATTTTGCATTTCTCGATTCTCCACAGATGGATCTTTCAAgaagctactttttaaaatgaatttatatgtgcacttcataaaataaagatattaaccCTTGTTGTACCAGCTGCACTAATGGCTATTGATTTAACTTTCTGTTTCTGACAGGCTATGCGTCTGGCTGCCAGCTGTGGTTTCCTGTTGTGGGCTCCACCTGGGGCTGCACTGAGGTCTCCTTCCAGTCAGAGCGAGCTTCCAGGAGGCAAACTGGATGTCACTCTCCTGCTGCAAAAACTTGCTTCCAGGAGTCACACCGGCCCAGGAATCCGGGCATctgggcctggccctgccctccctTCCACACctgccactccccacccccacctgtgtCACCCACATCCTTGCAGGTCCCCAGATGTGCGGGCCGTTCTGCCCTGTGCCCCTGCTGGGCTCACGCCAAACATATTCAGCAGCCTCGACACACTCCCTGCTGCCCGATGACAATCAGTATTTGTGCCTCTGCAAATACTTGCTGCAATACTGTGacttataagaaaaatatatatgtgcacTCAAAGATATACTCTCCTATGTATTTGGTTTTATCCACAGTTCCTGGCTCAATACTGCCAAAACCTTTGGAACTGTCTGCAGTAAGAGTGATGGGATATTTGAACTCTGGTCCTCAGTTCCTGAAGACACTTCACAGCCATAAAGCGGAAATGGGTGCCTTGCTATTCCTAGGCACCTCTCCTGTTACAAGGGAGTTCATGTTAACAAAGGCCACTTCTAGATCCTACGATTGCTTGTGGGTGAGGGGAAGCCCCTCCCACCGGCACGCACACATGATGTCACCTGTCACTTCTCCCTGGTTTCTGGTGCTATCTGCTCTGCTTTGCCATCAGAGGATGTTCTGTGACAGCAGGCACCCTGTCTGATCTGATTCATATCCCAGCATAGACATAAAACTGAGCAGGACTCTACGTGTATACATATTTGGTgaataaattaactaaaatatTGTTACTACTTGTCTTACAATTCTGGGTTGCAGGAACAGCAGAAGGCTTTGTCTCCTTTTCTGAGTGCAGCATCAGTtctaaaatatcaaaatacaCACCCAGCCCCAGCACCACTCAACCTCTTTCCCCATAAAGGCATCTCCTGCCCCTCAAGGCTGGTCACACGCGGTGGAAGGCAGGATCCAAGACAGGAGGACTTTGGGAGAATTCTGAGGGGCACACAGAAAAGACCCAGACTGCCTTCAACAGCCTGTCAGTAGGAACATGgactgggagggggtggggatgcATTACAGGGAGTGGAGGATGTCTGCGACACTCCAAAGTGATGGACGTAGATACCAGCTGAAGACACCTAAGTGTCTAGAAGGTGCTGCCGAGTTTCATGCTGCTTACATTAAAACGAGAAGAGAGACAAACTGGTGTAAGATCTGTTAACCAGAAAAATTTCTTGGCCTCTCCAGACAGCAGAAGGTGCTGAAATCCAGAAATGGCTGCTCAACTCTTGACAAAGAGGCCACAAAACCTTCTGCGGAAACCCAGGAAAGACCTAAAGTCAGAGTGTCCAGTCACAGGACGGGCTCTTCCTCAAGGAAACAGCTGTTGGGCAGAGGGCACCccagagcccaggacaggaacCCTACTTGCTCAGAATGAAAGGGAAGAGCATGCAGTGAGAAGAGCTGACACAACCCCAAAATGCTGCTGGCAGGAAGCAGTTGAAAAATGAACCAGCTGCAAATGCCcttcatgaaaaggcaaaaaataaaaacctgcatTGGGCCAGGAGGACGACCCAGTGCTGCATCAGAGCTCCTCctcaccaggcccctcctccCCATTTTCTCTCCTTGTGAGCCCAGAAGACTGTTTCTCAGGACTGTCCACACTGTGTCCTGGAGGGGGGCCACAGATAAGGAGCAGCCTCCAAAGCTGGCCAGAGAAGCCTCATCCACACCCGATTCTGCAATGGGAGCTGATGGTGGGGGCCGCGGCAGGGGCAGGACATGACTCTCTgcagccgggggtgggggtgggggtgggcctggcctggcacgctgcagtgcACAGAACCCTATAAGACCCCTATCTCTGGAACTGGGCTGCAAAGCGACCATGCCCATCATTATACATGATACCGCACAGGGGGGTCTGCAGCTGTTCCCATGGTTACTCATcggttaattttaaaataaggggATTCTCCTGGATTAAGGGGTTTGTCTAATCCAATCACACGTGCCCTCTGAAAGCAGAACAGGATGCTGGAGCAGCTTATGAAAAGAACTCAACTCACTGCTCAGGGtttcaaagacagaggagcctctagGAGCAGAGAAGGGCTCAGCAGAAACAGACCTCCGACCTGTGACCACCAGAAACTGGATCCAACCAAAAGCGCCCCTGAGCCAAGTGGATTCTTCCCTGACCAACAGCCTAGATGGGAGCCTAGCCCGTGACTCTGGCCGTCGGAGACCCCACATCAGAACCCTGAGCCTGCCTGGACTCTGACCTACAGACCACCAAGTTTGTTACACAGAACAGAGAGTGAGTACACACCCTGCATGCCCCACCCAGACCTCCTCACCCACTAGGGAGCTCTGCTGCTAGAGCTGGCCTAGTGTTTATATTGCTACTTACTAACTTCTGGAGTAACATAAGAAATTCTGACAGACAAGTAAAAACAGTGTCATATGGTGATTTCTTTCCAAATTAAACCTTCacaacagaactttttttttcactcatgcTGTTACTTAACTTTATTACAGAAATAGCAAAAAACCGTGTTTATATCTGCATCAGACTCCTGTGTCTAACCAGTAGCTACTCTGCATTCTCCATTCATGCAAAGTTTGTAAATCATAGGTGCAAATTCATTCAAGGTCATCAGGGAGACTCTATTACTTGAGCCAATGATTGACTGACTAGGGTCCACAAGAGAATTTTTCAGCTGATAAAAGATCTTTTTATAAGATTTTGTATTTATAAGCAAACTAATGAAGTACAGGTTTCCCTCTTGGATATCACAAAAGGATGCTAATCAGAGTcagtaatatatttaaaaactgagtTACTGTAAACACATTTTTCATCAACAGATTAAATTTAAAGGTATCTTAAATGTCAATAAGAATGTCCTCCATTTAATTACACTTCACCTAGGTCCCTGGGTAGTTATTTCAAAAGAGTAATTTGTTACTGAGTAAATGGTAAAACTGGAATTgttactttgaaaattatttaaaagatcaCATTGATTGCCTGGTGATACAAACTGTATTATGATATGACCACATTACGACTTCCTTCTAAAGATATCTTGATTGCATTAAATGCCCAGACCATCTTTTCAATTTAAATAACAACTTTAAGATAAGTGAACATACCTGAAGAAAAACATGACAGTACACGGATCATATAACTCATACATTTTGTTGAAGTCAGGTACTTCTGTAATATCCACAAGATAAATAACTGCAAAATTTTTAACCTAAAAGTaaaggagatggggaggggggagaactGAAATAACACATcaactttttttctgtaaaagcacattaaaaaacaaaaacaaaagaatctgTATATAACAGGACAATTTTCAAACTAGCTCTGCAACAGGTTTTCCCGGGAGAGCTGCCACGTGGGCCATCACTTCACTAGCATCACAGTCCTGAGAACTGTCCATTAGCATGTTTAACATCTTCCAGCCAGCAAGGTATGAGAATCCTGCAGGAAAAGCCCACAGACACATCGCTCATGCTGGTCCAGTAAAACGCTACATGAACTTTTACAAACATTTAATTGTATGTAGCaaacaaatgctttaaaatatgccCCTGGAATTCAGCCACACACTCCCCTCTAACTTAGGTCTGGACACCTGCACACACTAAGGGCCTAACAACTCAAATCATATTGTAGGTAACAAAtgttctttaatttcttccttaattgCAAGTCCATCACAGAACATTTAGAAAACCcagaaaaccataaataaaattacGTCCAATTGCAACACCCAGAGTTAACTGCTGAGAAGATATTTTTACTATATTCTTTCCCACTTTTTCTGGTCTATATGTTTATGCTGTTCTAATAAAATGTGATCATATGGTGATCATACTACAATATTTTGTATCTGACTTTAATTATGAGTGTCCTCATATAAACTGTATACTATATATAAGaaaacaatcaaaacaaaacattatgGCTACTTAACAGTTCATCAAATGGCTATGCCATTATTTTACCattcttctgttatttttttttcatgaatataaacaaaatttcatTAATATCATTATTCACATATGAATATGAACATTATTACCCTTAAATTTATATacgtattttattatttcttaaggaTAAACACCTAAAATAGAATCTTCAGAACAAGGGATACGACATTTTAAATGCTCCTTATAATTTCTGTCTCAGTGCCTTTTAGAAAGCTTATACCAACTTAAAATACTGTGGGTTGAATTATGTCCTTTTACgccaacaagaaaacaaactgaaCCCCTGACCCCTCGTTCTCAGAACGTGGCCTGACCTGGGAACAGGGTGCTTGCAGAGCTCATAAGTGAAGGTCAAAAGAGGTCATACTGGAGTCTGAGCCATGATCCAACCTGGCTGGTTGAAACAAGCCAAGGGAGAACACAAACACGCCAACTGAACCCAGAGGGCTAGGGAAGGCACCCAGAAGTCAGGGAGCACCCCAGGAGGGGAGACACCAGGATGGGGAGAACAGCTGGGACTTTCCCGAGGGAGCACGTTCTGCTGACACCCCAGTCTCGGACTTCTGACCCTCAAGCTGTGAGGCAacacatttctcttgttttaatcTGCCCAATTTGTGatgctttgttatggcagccccaggaaCTGCACAGAAAATGCATATTTCTTCCTCCAAACTAACTCTAAAAACCTGACTGTAATTTACCAGTGaaatagcatgctgctgctactgctgctgatgctaagtcacttcagtcgtgttcgactctgtgcgaccccagagacggcagcccaccaggctccaccgtccctgggattctctaggtaagaacactggagtgggttgccatttccttctccgatgcatgcaagtgaaaagtgaaagcgaagtcgttcagtcatgtcagactcttcgcaaccccatggaccgcagcctacgaggctcctccatccatgcgattatATGGTTTAATACTACAGTACAAAAACTGAGGGATTAAATGGTACAAGACTGACAGAATACTGGTAATTGCGACAAGTATTAAGTATTAGGTATTAAGTCCACTATGCTCTGCTCTCTATTTTTGGGAATATTAAGAAATATTGACTATGGACATTAAAC
This sequence is a window from Bubalus bubalis isolate 160015118507 breed Murrah chromosome 22, NDDB_SH_1, whole genome shotgun sequence. Protein-coding genes within it:
- the TXNL4A gene encoding thioredoxin-like protein 4A isoform X2, producing MYELYDPCTVMFFFRNKHIMIDLGTGNNNKINWAMEDKQEMIDIIETVYRGARKGRGLVVSPKDYSTKYRY
- the TXNL4A gene encoding thioredoxin-like protein 4A isoform X1 translates to MSYMLPHLHNGWQVDQAILSEEDRVVVIRFGHDWDPTCMKMDEVLYSIAEKVKNFAVIYLVDITEVPDFNKMYELYDPCTVMFFFRNKHIMIDLGTGNNNKINWAMEDKQEMIDIIETVYRGARKGRGLVVSPKDYSTKYRY